One genomic region from Falco rusticolus isolate bFalRus1 chromosome 19, bFalRus1.pri, whole genome shotgun sequence encodes:
- the STAC3 gene encoding LOW QUALITY PROTEIN: SH3 and cysteine-rich domain-containing protein 3 (The sequence of the model RefSeq protein was modified relative to this genomic sequence to represent the inferred CDS: deleted 4 bases in 2 codons), translating to MRAVSSRHAKAGSYSWARSNGHFDLGLQPLTQIAGGSSTRSPPWAPISRRQPPPALSCLFPSGLSPARQGTGAAAPFPAHPARRAGGSAANGAPTSATLGGVFHRRARAPNTAMTEKEVPEPPAASPTSGGKPRSRLQKLKQLFQRKPKEETTPEPQPNGELVSPSGGPIYYIYEEEEEEEEEEEPEPPPEPQKLVNDKPHKFKDHYYKKPKFCDVCARMIVLNNKFGLRCKNCKTNIHHHCQSYVEMQRCFGKIPPGFRRAYSSPLYSDQQYACVKDLLSDNRSDPVFETLRTGVIMANKERKKGQDDKKNPLAAMMDEEPEATKPEGGKTEGGTSEGDKKTEKSAADDKNKKPQPGMRGGYLQSHYFVALYRFKALEKDDLDFPPGEKITVIDDSNEEWWRGKIGEKVGYFPPNFIIRVRAGERVHKVTRSFVGNREIGQITLKKDQIVVQKGEEVNGYVKVYTGRKVGLFPVDFLQEI from the exons ATGAGGGCTGTCAGCTCGCGGCATGCCAAGGCTGGGAGCTACAGCTGGGCCAGGAGCAATGGGCACTTTGACCTGGGGCTG CAACCACTAACGCAAATAGCCGGTGGCTCC TCCACCCGCTCCCCTCCTTGGGCTCCAATTTCTCGGCGTCAGCCTCCGCCAGCGCTCAGCTGTCTGTTCCCCTCCGGCCTGTCA CCCGCCCGCCAGGGGactggggcagctgcccccTTCCCTGCGCACCCGGCAcggagggctgggggctccgCCGCCAACGGGGCCCCAACATCGGCCACACTTGGCGGGGTTTTTCATCGCAGGGCGAGAGCTCCAAACACAGC CATGACAGAGAAGGAAGTGCCAGAGCCACCAGCAGCTTCACCCACTTCAGGTGGGAAACCCAGGAGCCGG CTACAGAAGCTGAAGCAACTTTTCCAGCGAAAACCCAAGGAGGAGACAACGCCAGAGCCGCAGCCCAATGGGGAGCTGGTCAGCCCTTCAGGGGGACCCATCTACTACATCtatgaggaggaggaagaggaggaagaggaggaggagccTGAGCCCCCTCCAGAGCCCCAGAAACTTGTCAATGACAAACCCCACAAGTTCAAGGATCATTACTACAAAAAGCCCAAGTTTTGTGATGTTTGTGCCCGCATGATTGTCC TCAACAACAAATTTGGCCTGAGGTGCAAGAACTGCAAAACCAACATCCACCACCACTGCCAGTCCTACGTGGAGATGCAGCGCTGCTTTGGCAAAATC CCCCCAGGGTTTCGCCGGGCATACAGCTCACCCCTCTACAGTGACCAGCAATACGCCTGCGTGAAGGACCTGCTCT cagaCAACAGGAGCGACCCCGTGTTCGAGACCCTGCGGACGGGTGTCATTATGGCCAACAAGGAACGCAAGAAAGGGCAGGATGACAAGAAAAAC CCTTTGGCTGCTATGATGGATGAGGAGCCAGAGGCCACGAAGCCAGAAGGAGGCAAAACTGAGGGCG GCACCTCTGAAGGGGACAAGAAGACTGAGAAGAGCGCAGCAGATGACAAG aACAAGAAGCCACAGCCAGGGATGCGTGGTGGCTATCTGCAGTCTCACTATTTTGTGGCACTTTACCGCTTCAAAGCTCTGGAGAAAGATGACCTAGATTTCCC GCCAGGGGAGAAGATCACGGTGATTGACGATTCCAATGAGGAGTGGTGGCGG GGGAAGATCGGTGAAAAAGTCGGCTACTTCCCTCCTAACTTCATCATCCGGGTGCGGGCAGGTGAGCGGGTGCACAAGGTGACACGCTCCTTCGTGGGCAACCGGGAGATCGGGCAGATCACGCTGAAGAAGGATCAG ATCGTGGTGCAGAAGGGTGAAGAGGTGAATGGTTACGTGAAAGTCTACACCGGCCGCAAAGTGGGGCTCTTCCCTGTGGATTTCCTGCAGGAGATCTGA